The following are encoded together in the Ovis canadensis isolate MfBH-ARS-UI-01 breed Bighorn chromosome 2, ARS-UI_OviCan_v2, whole genome shotgun sequence genome:
- the RGP1 gene encoding RAB6A-GEF complex partner protein 2 isoform X2: MIEVVAELSRGPVFLAGEALECVVTVTNPLPPTATSASSEALAWASAQIHCQFHASESRVALPPPDSSQPEVQPESQTVFLPHRGERGQCILSTPPKILFCDLRLDPGESKSYSYSEVLPVEGPPSFRGQSVKYVYKLTIGCQRVNSPITLLRVPLRVLVLTGLQDVRFPQDEAVAPSSPFLEEDEGGKKDSWLTELAGERLMAATSCRSLHLYNISDGRGKVGTFGIFKSVYRLGEDVVGTLNLGEGTVACLQFSVSLQTEERVQPEYQRRRGAGGAPSVSHITHARHQESCLHTTRTSFSLPIPLSSTPGFCTAIVSLKWRLHFEFVTSREPGLVLLPPMEQPEPATWTGPEQVPVDTFSWDLPIKVQPASYCYSVHSHVRAI, translated from the exons ATGATTGAAGTGGTAGCAGAGCTGAGCAGAGGTCCTGTGTTTCTGGCAGGGGAGGCCCTGGAGTGTGTGGTTACAGTCACCAATCCCCTGCCCCCCACGGCCACTTCTGCATCCAG TGAGGCTCTGGCCTGGGCCAGTGCCCAAATCCACTGCCAGTTCCACGCCAGTGAGAGTCGAGTGGCACTTCCTCCCCCCGACTCCAGTCAGCCGGAGGTCCAGCCTGAGAGCCAGACTGTCTTTCTTCCACACCGAG GTGAGAGGGGTCAGTGTATCCTTTCCACTCCACCAAAAATCCTCTTCTGTGACCTGAGGCTAGACCCTGGAGAGTCCAAATCAT ACTCCTACAGCGAAGTGCTGCCTGTAGAGGGACCACCCTCATTTCGGGGTCAGTCAGTCAAGTATGTCTACAAACTGACCATTGGCTGCCAGCGTGTCAACTCACCCATCACTTTACTGAGGGTCCCTCTGAGGGTTCTTGTGCTCACTG GCCTTCAAGATGTCCGGTTTCCCCAGGATGAGGCTGTAGCCCCATCCAGCCCATTCCTAGAGGAGGATGAAGGTGGGAAGAAGGATTCGTGGCTCACCGAGCTGGCTGGGGAGCGCCTCATGGCTGCCACATCCTGCCGAAGCCTCC ATCTGTACAACATCAGTGATGGCCGAGGAAAAGTTGGGACATTTGGCATCTTCAAATCTGTATACAGACTTGGCGAGGATGTGGTGGGGACCTTAAACTTAGGAGAAGGAACTGTAGCTTGTTTGCAG TTCTCAGTGAGCTTACAGACGGAGGAGCGTGTGCAGCCTGAGTACCAGCGGCGCCGCGGGGCAGGAGGTGCCCCCTCGGTGTCCCACATCACTCATGCCCGGCACCAGGAGTCCTGCCTACACACGACCAGAACCagcttctctctccccatccctctcAGCTCCACCCCAGGCTTCTGCACAGCCATTG TGTCCTTGAAGTGGCGTTTGCATTTTGAGTTTGTCACCTCCCGAGAACCCGGTTTGGTGCTCCTACCTCCCATGGAACAGCCTGAGCCCGCCACCTGGACGGGGCCTGAGCAAGTGCCTGTGGACACCTTCAGCTGGGACCTGCCCATCAAG GTTCAGCCAGCCTCTTACTGCTACTCCGTTCATTCTCACGTCAGAGCAATCTAG
- the MSMP gene encoding prostate-associated microseminoprotein, whose translation MAPRTLWAGQATGTRGGWGVIYLVASLLLQHPGVHSKCYFQAQAPCHYEGKYFTLGESWLRKDCFHCTCLHPVGVGCCDTSQHPIDFPAGCEVRQEAGTCQFSLVQKSDPRLPCKGGGPDPEWGSANTPVPAAPAPHSS comes from the exons ATGGCCCCAAGGACACTCTGGGCGGGACAGGCTACGGGAACTCGGGGAGGCTGGGGGGTCATCTACTTGGTAGCATCTCTGCTCCTCCAGCACCCAGGAGTCCACAGCAAGTGCTACTTCCAAGCTCAAG CCCCCTGCCACTATGAGGGGAAGTATTTCACCCTGGGCGAGTCTTGGCTGCGCAAGGACTGCTTCCACTGCACCTGTCTGCATCCGGTCGGTGTGGGCTGCTGTGATAC GTCCCAGCATCCTATCGACTTCCCTGCGGGCTGTGAGGTACGCCAGGAGGCAGGAACATGCCAGTTCTCCCTCGTGCAAAAATCTGACCCTCGGCTGCCCTGCAAAGGGGGAGGGCCCGACCCAGAGTGGGGCTCAGCTAACACCCCTGTGCCTGCGGCGCCTGCTCCCCACTCCAGCTAA
- the RGP1 gene encoding RAB6A-GEF complex partner protein 2 isoform X3: MIEVVAELSRGPVFLAGEALECVVTVTNPLPPTATSASSEALAWASAQIHCQFHASESRVALPPPDSSQPEVQPESQTVFLPHRGERGQCILSTPPKILFCDLRLDPGESKSYSYSEVLPVEGPPSFRGQSVKYVYKLTIGCQRVNSPITLLRVPLRVLVLTGLQDVRFPQDEAVAPSSPFLEEDEGGKKDSWLTELAGERLMAATSCRSLHLYNISDGRGKVGTFGIFKSVYRLGEDVVGTLNLGEGTVACLQFSVSLQTEERVQPEYQRRRGAGGAPSVSHITHARHQESCLHTTRTSFSLPIPLSSTPGFCTAIVSLKWRLHFEFVTSREPGLVLLPPMEQPEPATWTGPEQVPVDTFSWDLPIKAWGCL; the protein is encoded by the exons ATGATTGAAGTGGTAGCAGAGCTGAGCAGAGGTCCTGTGTTTCTGGCAGGGGAGGCCCTGGAGTGTGTGGTTACAGTCACCAATCCCCTGCCCCCCACGGCCACTTCTGCATCCAG TGAGGCTCTGGCCTGGGCCAGTGCCCAAATCCACTGCCAGTTCCACGCCAGTGAGAGTCGAGTGGCACTTCCTCCCCCCGACTCCAGTCAGCCGGAGGTCCAGCCTGAGAGCCAGACTGTCTTTCTTCCACACCGAG GTGAGAGGGGTCAGTGTATCCTTTCCACTCCACCAAAAATCCTCTTCTGTGACCTGAGGCTAGACCCTGGAGAGTCCAAATCAT ACTCCTACAGCGAAGTGCTGCCTGTAGAGGGACCACCCTCATTTCGGGGTCAGTCAGTCAAGTATGTCTACAAACTGACCATTGGCTGCCAGCGTGTCAACTCACCCATCACTTTACTGAGGGTCCCTCTGAGGGTTCTTGTGCTCACTG GCCTTCAAGATGTCCGGTTTCCCCAGGATGAGGCTGTAGCCCCATCCAGCCCATTCCTAGAGGAGGATGAAGGTGGGAAGAAGGATTCGTGGCTCACCGAGCTGGCTGGGGAGCGCCTCATGGCTGCCACATCCTGCCGAAGCCTCC ATCTGTACAACATCAGTGATGGCCGAGGAAAAGTTGGGACATTTGGCATCTTCAAATCTGTATACAGACTTGGCGAGGATGTGGTGGGGACCTTAAACTTAGGAGAAGGAACTGTAGCTTGTTTGCAG TTCTCAGTGAGCTTACAGACGGAGGAGCGTGTGCAGCCTGAGTACCAGCGGCGCCGCGGGGCAGGAGGTGCCCCCTCGGTGTCCCACATCACTCATGCCCGGCACCAGGAGTCCTGCCTACACACGACCAGAACCagcttctctctccccatccctctcAGCTCCACCCCAGGCTTCTGCACAGCCATTG TGTCCTTGAAGTGGCGTTTGCATTTTGAGTTTGTCACCTCCCGAGAACCCGGTTTGGTGCTCCTACCTCCCATGGAACAGCCTGAGCCCGCCACCTGGACGGGGCCTGAGCAAGTGCCTGTGGACACCTTCAGCTGGGACCTGCCCATCAAG GCTTGGGGATGTTTATAA
- the RGP1 gene encoding RAB6A-GEF complex partner protein 2 isoform X1, which yields MIEVVAELSRGPVFLAGEALECVVTVTNPLPPTATSASSEALAWASAQIHCQFHASESRVALPPPDSSQPEVQPESQTVFLPHRGERGQCILSTPPKILFCDLRLDPGESKSYSYSEVLPVEGPPSFRGQSVKYVYKLTIGCQRVNSPITLLRVPLRVLVLTGLQDVRFPQDEAVAPSSPFLEEDEGGKKDSWLTELAGERLMAATSCRSLHLYNISDGRGKVGTFGIFKSVYRLGEDVVGTLNLGEGTVACLQFSVSLQTEERVQPEYQRRRGAGGAPSVSHITHARHQESCLHTTRTSFSLPIPLSSTPGFCTAIVSLKWRLHFEFVTSREPGLVLLPPMEQPEPATWTGPEQVPVDTFSWDLPIKVLPTSPTLASYAAPGPSTSTITI from the exons ATGATTGAAGTGGTAGCAGAGCTGAGCAGAGGTCCTGTGTTTCTGGCAGGGGAGGCCCTGGAGTGTGTGGTTACAGTCACCAATCCCCTGCCCCCCACGGCCACTTCTGCATCCAG TGAGGCTCTGGCCTGGGCCAGTGCCCAAATCCACTGCCAGTTCCACGCCAGTGAGAGTCGAGTGGCACTTCCTCCCCCCGACTCCAGTCAGCCGGAGGTCCAGCCTGAGAGCCAGACTGTCTTTCTTCCACACCGAG GTGAGAGGGGTCAGTGTATCCTTTCCACTCCACCAAAAATCCTCTTCTGTGACCTGAGGCTAGACCCTGGAGAGTCCAAATCAT ACTCCTACAGCGAAGTGCTGCCTGTAGAGGGACCACCCTCATTTCGGGGTCAGTCAGTCAAGTATGTCTACAAACTGACCATTGGCTGCCAGCGTGTCAACTCACCCATCACTTTACTGAGGGTCCCTCTGAGGGTTCTTGTGCTCACTG GCCTTCAAGATGTCCGGTTTCCCCAGGATGAGGCTGTAGCCCCATCCAGCCCATTCCTAGAGGAGGATGAAGGTGGGAAGAAGGATTCGTGGCTCACCGAGCTGGCTGGGGAGCGCCTCATGGCTGCCACATCCTGCCGAAGCCTCC ATCTGTACAACATCAGTGATGGCCGAGGAAAAGTTGGGACATTTGGCATCTTCAAATCTGTATACAGACTTGGCGAGGATGTGGTGGGGACCTTAAACTTAGGAGAAGGAACTGTAGCTTGTTTGCAG TTCTCAGTGAGCTTACAGACGGAGGAGCGTGTGCAGCCTGAGTACCAGCGGCGCCGCGGGGCAGGAGGTGCCCCCTCGGTGTCCCACATCACTCATGCCCGGCACCAGGAGTCCTGCCTACACACGACCAGAACCagcttctctctccccatccctctcAGCTCCACCCCAGGCTTCTGCACAGCCATTG TGTCCTTGAAGTGGCGTTTGCATTTTGAGTTTGTCACCTCCCGAGAACCCGGTTTGGTGCTCCTACCTCCCATGGAACAGCCTGAGCCCGCCACCTGGACGGGGCCTGAGCAAGTGCCTGTGGACACCTTCAGCTGGGACCTGCCCATCAAGGTGCTGCCTACAAGCCCTACCCTGGCCTCCTATGCGGCCCCCGGCCCCAGCACCAGCACCATAACCATCTGA